In one Curtobacterium citreum genomic region, the following are encoded:
- the pyrR gene encoding bifunctional pyr operon transcriptional regulator/uracil phosphoribosyltransferase PyrR, which yields MGTRTVLQQPDITRALTRIAHEILEANHGASDLVLLGIPTRGAVLAERLASLLADIEPEWAAERDQRLGTLDVTMHRDDLGHGIGRTPHRTTIPTSGIDGKVVVLVDDVLYSGRTVRAALDALQGIGRPRAVRLAVLVDRGHRQLPIRADHVGKNLPTASDERVTLRLTETDGTDEVVIEQPGDDA from the coding sequence GTGGGCACCAGAACGGTCCTGCAACAGCCCGACATCACGCGTGCCCTGACACGCATCGCGCACGAGATCCTCGAGGCCAACCACGGTGCCTCGGACCTCGTGCTCCTGGGTATCCCGACGCGGGGTGCCGTCCTGGCCGAGCGGCTCGCGTCGCTGCTCGCGGACATCGAGCCCGAGTGGGCCGCCGAGCGCGACCAGCGCCTCGGCACGCTCGACGTGACGATGCACCGGGACGACCTGGGGCACGGCATCGGTCGTACACCGCACCGCACCACGATCCCGACGAGCGGCATCGACGGCAAGGTCGTCGTGCTCGTCGACGACGTGCTGTACTCCGGCCGCACCGTGCGGGCCGCCCTCGACGCCCTGCAGGGCATCGGGCGGCCCCGTGCGGTGCGGCTCGCCGTGCTCGTCGACCGCGGGCACCGGCAGCTCCCCATCCGGGCGGACCACGTCGGCAAGAACCTGCCGACAGCGTCCGACGAACGGGTCACGCTGCGCCTCACCGAGACCGACGGCACCGACGAAGTCGTGATCGAGCAGCCGGGGGACGACGCCTGA
- the nusB gene encoding transcription antitermination factor NusB, producing MSARSKARKRALDMLYVAEVRELPIADVLATETVRHLDQPERASSWDYARQIVTGVDDDRSAIDKVIVEHAQGWSIARMPVLDRCILRMGVWELRYNPEVPDAVAIAEAVELAQSLSTDDSASFVNGVLGAVAGGRAPSAKAATAPSAGAADDDAAPSGRTVAGDQESR from the coding sequence ATGAGTGCTCGTTCGAAGGCCCGCAAGCGCGCCCTCGACATGCTGTACGTGGCCGAGGTGCGTGAGCTCCCGATCGCCGACGTCCTGGCGACCGAGACCGTCCGGCACCTCGACCAGCCCGAGCGCGCCTCGAGCTGGGACTACGCACGGCAGATCGTCACGGGCGTCGACGACGACCGGTCGGCCATCGACAAGGTGATCGTGGAGCACGCGCAGGGCTGGTCCATCGCCCGCATGCCCGTGCTCGACCGCTGCATCCTGCGGATGGGCGTCTGGGAGCTCCGGTACAACCCGGAGGTCCCGGACGCGGTGGCGATCGCCGAGGCGGTCGAGCTCGCGCAGTCGCTGTCGACCGACGACTCGGCGAGCTTCGTGAACGGCGTGCTCGGCGCCGTGGCGGGCGGCCGTGCACCGTCGGCGAAGGCGGCCACCGCTCCCTCCGCCGGCGCTGCCGACGACGACGCCGCACCGTCCGGCCGGACGGTCGCAGGGGACCAGGAGTCCCGGTAG
- the efp gene encoding elongation factor P, whose amino-acid sequence MASTTDIKNGAVLIIDGQLWSVVEFQHVKPGKGGAFVRTKLKNVVSGKVVDRTFNAGAKIDTATVDRRDYQYLYQDGESYVFMDTDTYDQIPVSEAVVGDAKNFLLESAMVTIAMNEGNPLYIELPTSIVTEVETEPGLQGDRSSGGTKDATIIATGHRIQVPLYLENGTTVKIDTRDGSFLGRVNS is encoded by the coding sequence ATGGCGAGTACCACTGACATCAAGAACGGCGCCGTTCTCATCATCGACGGGCAGCTCTGGTCGGTCGTCGAGTTCCAGCACGTCAAGCCGGGCAAGGGCGGCGCGTTCGTCCGCACCAAGCTGAAGAACGTCGTCTCGGGCAAGGTCGTCGACCGCACGTTCAACGCCGGCGCGAAGATCGACACCGCGACCGTCGACCGCCGTGACTACCAGTACCTGTACCAGGACGGCGAGTCCTACGTGTTCATGGACACCGACACCTACGACCAGATCCCGGTCTCCGAGGCCGTGGTCGGCGACGCGAAGAACTTCCTGCTCGAGTCCGCGATGGTCACCATCGCGATGAACGAGGGCAACCCGCTCTACATCGAGCTCCCGACGTCGATCGTCACCGAGGTGGAGACCGAGCCTGGCCTGCAGGGCGACCGTTCCTCCGGCGGCACGAAGGACGCGACGATCATCGCGACCGGCCACCGCATCCAGGTGCCGCTGTACCTGGAGAACGGCACCACCGTGAAGATCGACACGCGCGACGGCAGCTTCCTCGGCCGCGTCAACTCCTAG